In a single window of the Zea mays cultivar B73 chromosome 5, Zm-B73-REFERENCE-NAM-5.0, whole genome shotgun sequence genome:
- the LOC103626031 gene encoding protein VAPYRIN, which translates to MDRLVIPEPSNEVMIRVEPGMQARGELTLRNAMHTMPVAFRLQPAVRGRFAVRPHTGILAPLAAVTVEVLYLASAPPDRPSGSGRGGGSRGEDAFLLHSVVVPGAAVKEPVTALDSVNPEWFSARRKHVFVDSGIRASFVGASVAARLVEAGAVEALREVLDRSEPEWRAADAADEYGRTLLDLAVGLGRADIVQVLLEYGADADKPSRGRTPLEAAAASGECLIAELLLANGATPAGSDAIHVAAAAGHDDVLKLLLGKPAPASLASSSSASFSSSFTSIDAAGRDGKTPLRLAAEAGRRDAVKALLAAGARADARCGTDGATALHAAARRGDEAVARLLLSHGVAGTATVRDAAGKTAFEIAAQEGHGGRILQFLGLGEAILAAARKGEVRSVRRAADGGASVEGRDAHGWTPLMRAAFKGRADTARDLIARGADIDAADAEGYTVLHCAAEAGRADVVDLLLKNGANAKATTVKGRTAADVAAAAGRSKVVRLLDRASVIGRKQDVTEKVAKGGSMDRKQRGRKGSSGAIRFGGGKEGFEAAVVTFGWSH; encoded by the coding sequence ATGGATCGGTTGGTGATACCTGAGCCGTCAAACGAGGTGATGATCCGGGTGGAGCCCGGCATGCAGGCGAGGGGGGAGCTGACGCTAAGGAACGCGATGCACACCATGCCGGTGGCGTTCAGGCTGCAGCCGGCGGTGCGCGGGCGCTTCGCGGTTCGCCCGCACACGGGGATCCTGGCGCCGCTCGCGGCGGTCACCGTGGAGGTGCTGTACCTGGCCTCCGCGCCTCCAGATAGGCCCAGCGGGTCAGGAAGAGGAGGAGGGAGCCGTGGCGAGGACGCGTTCCTGCTGCACAGCGTGGTCGTGCCGGGCGCCGCGGTGAAGGAACCGGTGACGGCGCTGGACTCGGTCAACCCAGAGTGGTTCTCGGCGAGGAGGAAGCATGTGTTCGTGGACAGCGGCATCAGGGCGAGCTTCGTGGGCGCGTCCGTGGCCGCGCGCCTCGTCGAGGCCGGCGCGGTCGAGGCGCTCAGGGAGGTGCTCGACCGCAGCGAGCCTGAGTGGCGTGCCGCGGACGCCGCGGACGAGTATGGCCGCACGCTGCTAGACCTCGCCGTCGGCCTGGGCCGCGCCGACATCGTCCAGGTGCTGCTCGAGTACGGCGCCGACGCTGACAAACCGAGCCGCGGCCGGACGCCCCTcgaggccgccgccgcctccggcgAGTGCCTCATCGCCGAGCTCCTCCTCGCCAACGGCGCGACGCCCGCCGGCTCCGACGCCATCCAcgtggccgccgccgccggccacgACGACGTCCTGAAGCTGCTTCTTGGCAAGCCCGCCCCTGCCTCTCTCGCCTCGTCCTCGTCCGCGTCCTTTTCGTCTTCTTTTACATCTATCGACGCGGCGGGGAGGGACGGCAAGACTCCTCTACGGCTAGCGGCCGAGGCGGGGCGGCGAGACGCAGTGAAGGCGCTTCTCGCGGCGGGCGCGAGGGCCGACGCCAGGTGCGGAACGGACGGTGCCACCGCCCTACACGCCGCGGCGAGGCGCGGCGACGAGGCGGTCGCGCGCCTCCTCCTGTCGCACGGAGTGGCCGGCACGGCCACGGTGCGCGACGCGGCCGGGAAGACTGCATTCGAGATCGCCGCCCAGGAGGGCCACGGCGGCCGGATCCTGCAGTTCTTGGGCCTCGGCGAGGCGATCCTGGCCGCCGCGCGCAAGGGCGAGGTGAGATCGGTCAGGCGCGCGGCCGACGGCGGCGCGTCCGTCGAGGGGCGGGACGCGCATGGCTGGACGCCGCTCATGCGCGCTGCCTTCAAAGGGCGGGCCGACACGGCCCGCGACCTTATCGCCCGTGGCGCGGACATCGACGcagccgacgccgagggctacacgGTGCTGCACTGCGCGGCCGAGGCCGGTCGCGCCGACGTGGTCGACCTCCTCTTAAAGAACGGCGCGAACGCCAAGGCTACGACCGTGAAGGGAAGAACCGCCGCCGATGtcgccgccgccgcggggaggtccAAGGTGGTTCGGCTTCTTGACAGGGCAAGCGTCATAGGGAGGAAACAGGATGTTACCGAGAAGGTGGCGAAGGGCGGTAGCATGGACAGGAAACAGAGAGGGCGGAAGGGGAGCAGTGGCGCCATAAGGTTTGGTGGTGGGAAGGAGGGATTCGAAGCTGCCGTGGTTACCTTTGGGTGGTCACACTAG
- the LOC100283744 gene encoding dehydrin 13 — protein MSGIIDKIQETLHIGGDHKEEHEHKKGEEHHKKDDGEHHKKDDGEHKEGIVEKIKDKITGEHGDKSGDHKDKDHKEKKDKKKKKEKKHGEGHDHGDGDGHSSSSSDSD, from the coding sequence ATGTCTGGCATCATCGACAAGATCCAGGAGACGCTCCACATCGGGGGCGACCACAAGGAGGAGCACGAGCACAAGAAGGGCGAGGAGCACCACAAGAAGGACGACGGGGAGCACCACAAGAAGGACGACGGGGAGCACAAGGAGGGCATCGTGGAGAAGATCAAGGACAAGATCACCGGCGAGCACGGCGACAAGTCCGGCGACCACAAGGACAAAGACCATAAGGAGAAGAaagataagaagaagaagaaagagaagaagcaCGGGGAGGGCCATGACCATGGTGATGGTGACggacacagcagcagcagcagcgacaGCGACTGA